Within the Enoplosus armatus isolate fEnoArm2 chromosome 9, fEnoArm2.hap1, whole genome shotgun sequence genome, the region tttgttttcacctgTGGGGAGGAGGACGGGGTGGGCGGAGCTTCTGAATCCTGACAGTCAGGTAGAAGGTTCAACGTCTTCTCAACATGTTacagcttcttttctctgttttcagctgtgaaCGAATCCTCTGATGTGATGTGCTGTCCTGTGAGCTAAACACCCCCCACCTGCAGCCGACAGAGAAAAACACGCTCGCGCACACCTGTTGCAGTGTGTCAGAGCATGTGTCAGAGCGTGTGTTCTCGCGGCGGCAGCGTGTGCAGCACCTggtccagcagctgcagcgctCGGTGCAGGTGAACCTCCAGCCAGCAGGGGGTGTCCTTGATGCTCTGACGCGGGTAATCACACCCCCAACCTTTAACGAAGCTCAGACGCACGATACACAACCTGCGCAGGTCGTCCACACCCAGACCTGCCGCCGAACACACACCTGGAGGGAGACACAGTTATCTTTCTATGTAACTTTCTTTAACGTGTTCTTTATGAACACAATGTTTCAAGCTGGAGTGCAGGACTTGTACATGAAACGTCGGTTTCCCTCAAGCTGTTCACGCAGCGCTGATGAACCCCGTCGCCGCCAGGTCgacctctctgtgtttcagtctgcaGAGTTCTTAAATCTGGTGTCTGGGGCGACATTCCCGCGCTGGTGCACCAGTAGTGATGCGTTTCACGTCAACCAGTAATGACtggtttgccagagctgaatgTAGCAACCGTAGGGACGGAGTGGGCTGTCACCATGGCGACAGCAGAGCCATGTAGCGACAGAGTCGCATCAAGAAAGTTCAAAACGTTTGATCATCACGTGATTCACAAGGACTTCAGATAGTTCAGGAAGTTCTTGTCAGGCAATTagaatgtaaatataacacATCCATGGTGAATACAGAGAGATGGAACTGTGATGTTTGGTAATTAGTTAGTTGAcgcaactctctctctacatggctctgggctatGGGAAAACCTGTAGGCATCcgccagaagggggagacaaaagaTCTGCTCTccagctttaaagctgcagcagaactGATGTTCTAGTaagaacacagagagaaactgaagtACAGGGAGCAGCTACAGCGTTCTCCATCATGTAACTGACAGGAACCAACAGGAAccaacatgtatgtatgtatgttctgATTGGATTAGAtcacatgtacatgttttttacaTCCCATAATATTAAacctcagtgtttttctgctgtcatGCTTCAGATACAATTTCGAGTTGGGATGTCTGCAGCAGGtctgtccagcaggtggcgctgtgCTCTCAGTTTGAGAGATTACAGATGTTTTACAGATGTTACCTGCTGAAGCCCAAAGcctccacactgacacacaacagagagagagacaggtacccagagagagagagagagacaggtgataCTCACTGACAGCAGGGGCGATCCCCCCCACGCTGTTTGGCCCGGGAATCGCACCGACAACTGCTGCTGCCtgagtcactgctgctgcctgagctgctgccgcctgctgctgcatctgtctGTGACACTGCCTCAGGTCAAACACctggacagacaggtgagagacagacaacagtCTTCTGGTTCAACAGATCAAAAGAATGTCATCAGTACTTTATTAGTCCCCTCAgagaaatgcatttaaataaatggCTTTATTTGAGTTAGAGTAACTGCAGGTTTGTCTTTTTATCAACTGTCtgtcttaaagctgcattcagacGCGAAGacgccagtcctcccattcatttgagTGCAGGTAGTGAGTTTAGGCTGCGGCAgtggtctgaatgcagcctaaagCAGGCTTTCAGGCTGCGAGGCGTTTCCCCAGGGGGAGCAGGAGAGTtgagggggggtggaggagagaggtgaggcAAAGACACTGTGTGAcgtgaaagggacaggtgcatgcagatgttagttatttatttaagtcagttattgtagtttgtcagcaggtggagctgcagcagcgacTCACAGAAAtcacactcttcttctctgagtCATAACTTGGTCACATCCGAACACACAGGCATGAAACACTTTGCTGGATGTCATTATCTCTGTGTGCAATGTGAATAAAACCTCCTGAAATCCACTTAGAAAtgaaagacgctgcagaacctgcctgagaatcctcctgtttttaagtttccttcagtgtctcagtgatcagtgatagctgtctgtccatccatgaggaCACCGCAGACAGgagctgacagacagctgattcagctactTTATTAGAGACAGTTTgactaaatgtgaacaaatatagAAAGACAGAGTTGTCTCAATTTTGTCTGAGGGGGGCCACAGCTACAGCtgtgttcattacagccacaatatTACCTAAGACAAACCTGGTAGCCAAATGGTTCGGTTCCAGCCGAGGACCCAAGTTTCATGTCacaccccccctctccccttgtttcctgtctgcttctATATTGTcaactgtccaataaaggcaaagcAGCATGTATTTCCTGTCAGGATCTGCTGGAGAGAAACTGTGTCTGCAGGACACCAACAAAGACTTTGGATGGTTCTTTGTGTCCTTATGAGGTCTACAGAGACGCACAGCAGAGTGTTGTCTGCATATCGACACGCTCACCTTGATATAAGCTCCGGGGTAGATCTTATGAACCCCGTCTCCCGGCGCTCGGCCCGCCTCACGATCCAGGTAAAAACTCTGGACGAACACAGAGTGGTCGCTAAGGCAACGCATCCAGACGTCCCCCTCCCCCCGACACTCCAGCTGAACCCCTCGACCGATGTGGAGCCTGCAggaaaataacacacagaggaagaacgAAGGTCAAATCAATAACTGTACATAAGAGACAAAGGAAGAAGACAAGGGgtggacacaaaaacagaaacacctgcagcagTGTGAAGCCACTGGTTGTGTAAGTTCACTTCCTCACTGTAACTTAGACTCCATGTCATCACTACATACACCTCCTGCTGCTACTGGTCAGACTGGTCAGACTCGTCACCTGGCGCGGTGGCTGGTGGCGGTGCGGTGGACGTTACTCAGCTGTCCCAAACAGAAACGGTCTCCTCCTGAAGGATCGACATAACCGTCCACCGTCACCAGAGGACAGCTGGACTGGACCTTGAACATCTCCCCGACCTGAACGTCCAACTCAAAGTACGAGATGGAGCACCAGAACTCTGGACCTGAGAGACAGGGAACAATGTGAGACAGTCTACCAGAGACAGGGGACAAAGTGAGTCAGTCTACCAGAGACAGTGGACAAAGTGAGATGGTCTACCAAAGACAGGGGACAacgtgagacagagagaggacatttTTGGGAAGTGAAGATATGTTTGGACAGATTTCATACCTGGGTGGTTGGACACTGGTTGTGGATATGGAGCAGTACTGTGATGCTGTGACCCTGCAGGAACAAATACTTAGACTCACTACCACAGTACAACAGTTAAGTACTACTACTGCAGTACTTTAGTTTGATATCACATGATTGTCATACAGAAGTGAGTGTTGGGGGcagggtgatgatgatgatgtaatggaGGCTGCTGGTGGCCCCGCCCATTCTGTTGAGGTCCTGCAGGGCTGTAGGGGGCGGGGCTGTCACCTGGCCAGgtggctgcagagacacaaaggaCACAGGTCAGTATCTGTCGAATATCACTACTATTACTGTGGTATTACTTCTACTTCTGGTTCTACTACCACTGtcactactactattactataaTACTTGTACTCTGACTGTGAATATTACTACTGCAACTTCTACAGACTGTGCTTCTACCAATGCTGCAGTTATATTTCCTACTGCTACTCCTGCTGCGACTACTATTTCTGCAGCTACTCGTTCTGTTACTtctgctactactactattgttcagaatcagaaccattcaagagtagaaagcagcataaatttagaaataaaagtatgtacaaaatataaaaaataagaaatagaaaataaaaatatacacatttacaatatttaagtgaaaaataaaagtaaaaatatatacaacagcaatgaatatgtctatatatatatatatatatacacatatatatacagtgcttaacaaatttattagaccacctgtcataaaaatgacaaaacacaaatattttagaaatctgtcaaaaacttgtttcaaactaaaaattgtattgttatttattaggcaaataacaaactggaacaactaaatagtccttattcacacatattaaccaaacatcttaatattttgtacgacctcctttggccctgataacagttTGCATTCtcgcaaccacaaaacaaatgtttctgttcaggaatgcaagtaaataactgtaatttggcatctcaatcaacaaataataatgtgctttactatttttttctacttttttgtaattcatggataacaacaataattatattttagcattaaagatatcattttgattaaagagcttggcttgcacatactggtggattaaccattacagaaacatcaaatattttggtcatcagcaatactgttaat harbors:
- the smad10b gene encoding mothers against decapentaplegic homolog 4; amino-acid sequence: MSVLGPPPSSSADACLSIVHSLMCHRQGAENEGFAKRAIESLVKKLKEKKDELDSLITAVTTNGVHPSKCVTIQRTLDGRLQVAGRKGFPHVIYARLWRWPDLHKNELKHVKFCQFAFDLKYDSVCVNPYHYERVASPATAGPQSLIKEEFMQDCLQIDLPPHTDPFNQPRPVSMYPSMPLSPPGSSSMMAAALSAGGGVGCGRSVGGVVGGGVGSEGPGLLQIALPQNHGGHASPPHPNPPHTPHPPHPPTPTSPHQQSPEYSSPPKTATWPGDSPAPYSPAGPQQNGRGHQQPPLHHHHHPAPNTHFWSQHHSTAPYPQPVSNHPGPEFWCSISYFELDVQVGEMFKVQSSCPLVTVDGYVDPSGGDRFCLGQLSNVHRTATSHRARLHIGRGVQLECRGEGDVWMRCLSDHSVFVQSFYLDREAGRAPGDGVHKIYPGAYIKVFDLRQCHRQMQQQAAAAQAAAVTQAAAVVGAIPGPNSVGGIAPAVSVCSAAGLGVDDLRRLCIVRLSFVKGWGCDYPRQSIKDTPCWLEVHLHRALQLLDQVLHTLPPREHTL